In Gemmobacter sp. 24YEA27, a genomic segment contains:
- the tolB gene encoding Tol-Pal system beta propeller repeat protein TolB has protein sequence MTFTRRSFATTLLAGAVMVPAMVRAQNSPTRIRIGTGVIEPMPIAVPAFVDEGGAGDLARNLAQVVTSDLDGTGLFRTINRDAYISRIQGFDGAIAYEDWRVIKSEVLVVGAVSAAGDRITVKVRAYDIANGQQFEGAAMQFAGTKAGWRRMAHKVADLVYSTLTGEGPYFDSRVVYVAESGPKNARLKRLAVMDYDGANVQYLTDSSAIVLAPRFSPSGDRLLYTSYETGFPRITLLNLANLKRQTLAEQPGTMTFAPRFSPDGGSVVFSLERGGNTDIYKMSLSSGQTQQLTNAPSIETAPSYSPDGSKICFESDRTGGSQIYVMNASGGEGQRISGGAGRNSTPVWSPRGDLIAFTKQNAGRFHIGVMRTDGSEERLLTASFLDEGPTWSPNGRVIMFTRETEGGGGQASLWSVDTFGRNLKQIPTEGAASDPAWSPLLP, from the coding sequence ATGACCTTCACCAGAAGAAGCTTTGCGACCACCCTGCTGGCCGGGGCCGTGATGGTCCCCGCCATGGTGCGCGCCCAGAACAGTCCGACCCGGATCAGGATCGGCACCGGCGTGATAGAGCCGATGCCGATCGCTGTGCCGGCCTTCGTCGATGAAGGCGGTGCCGGGGATCTCGCGCGCAATCTCGCGCAGGTGGTGACATCGGATCTGGACGGCACCGGCCTTTTCCGCACCATCAACCGGGATGCCTATATTTCGCGCATCCAGGGTTTTGACGGCGCGATCGCCTATGAAGACTGGCGCGTGATCAAATCGGAAGTCCTGGTCGTTGGCGCGGTTTCCGCAGCCGGAGACCGCATCACCGTCAAGGTCCGCGCTTATGATATCGCGAATGGCCAGCAGTTCGAAGGTGCCGCGATGCAATTCGCCGGGACCAAAGCCGGCTGGCGCCGCATGGCGCATAAGGTTGCCGACCTGGTCTATTCGACCCTGACCGGCGAAGGTCCCTATTTCGACAGCCGTGTCGTCTATGTCGCTGAATCCGGCCCGAAAAACGCCCGCCTCAAACGCCTTGCAGTGATGGATTATGACGGCGCCAATGTGCAATATCTGACCGACAGCTCGGCCATCGTGCTGGCGCCCCGGTTCTCGCCCTCGGGCGACCGGCTGCTTTACACCAGCTATGAGACCGGCTTTCCGCGCATCACGCTGCTGAACCTTGCCAATCTCAAGCGCCAGACGCTGGCGGAACAGCCCGGCACCATGACCTTCGCGCCGCGCTTCTCGCCCGATGGCGGCTCGGTGGTGTTCAGCCTGGAACGCGGCGGCAATACCGATATCTACAAGATGAGCCTGTCCTCGGGGCAGACCCAGCAGCTGACCAATGCGCCCTCGATCGAAACCGCACCGTCCTATTCCCCGGATGGCAGCAAGATCTGTTTCGAGAGCGACCGCACCGGTGGCAGCCAGATCTATGTCATGAATGCGAGCGGTGGCGAGGGGCAGCGGATCTCGGGCGGCGCGGGGCGCAACAGCACCCCGGTCTGGAGCCCGCGCGGTGATCTGATCGCCTTCACCAAACAGAATGCCGGCCGTTTCCACATCGGCGTCATGCGCACGGACGGATCGGAAGAGCGCCTGCTGACCGCGTCCTTCCTTGATGAAGGCCCGACCTGGTCGCCCAATGGCCGCGTGATCATGTTCACCCGCGAGACCGAGGGCGGCGGCGGTCAGGCCTCGCTCTGGTCGGTCGATACCTTTGGCAGAAACCTGAAACAAATCCCGACCGAAGGCGCGGCGTCCGACCCGGCATGGTCGCCCCTGTTGCCGTAA
- the pal gene encoding peptidoglycan-associated lipoprotein Pal: MSFIPKALLLVASLGLAACQNPDRYGAGGPGGTGGTGGTGGTGYIDTNGLGDPSDPRSIAYFNQTVGDRVLFAVDQSTVSDQGRQVLNGQANWLNQNPGYAIIVEGHADEQGTREYNLALGARRAASVQQYLLSQGVAGSRMRTISYGKERPIEVCSTESCYSKNRRSVTVLSVGAGS, encoded by the coding sequence ATGAGCTTTATCCCCAAAGCCCTTCTTCTTGTGGCTTCGCTTGGCCTCGCAGCCTGTCAGAACCCGGACCGTTACGGTGCGGGTGGCCCAGGTGGTACGGGCGGCACCGGTGGCACCGGCGGGACGGGCTATATCGACACCAACGGGCTCGGCGATCCGAGTGATCCGCGCTCCATCGCCTATTTCAACCAGACCGTTGGTGACCGCGTGCTCTTTGCGGTTGACCAGTCCACCGTCTCGGATCAGGGCCGCCAGGTGCTGAACGGCCAGGCCAACTGGCTGAACCAGAACCCGGGCTATGCGATCATCGTCGAAGGCCATGCCGACGAACAGGGCACCCGTGAATATAACCTCGCGCTTGGCGCGCGCCGTGCGGCATCGGTGCAGCAATATCTGCTGTCGCAAGGCGTTGCAGGCTCGCGGATGCGCACGATCTCTTACGGCAAGGAACGCCCGATCGAAGTCTGCTCGACCGAGAGCTGCTATTCCAAGAACCGCCGCTCTGTGACGGTTCTCTCGGTCGGCGCCGGGTCGTAA
- the ybgF gene encoding tol-pal system protein YbgF produces the protein MRARFLLPLLALGLATPAAAESLADVRAELGQLAAEFNALKGELTTTGASARVGGVDALARMDTLEAELMRLTSRTEEIELRLNRVVQDGTNRIGDIEFRVCDADPSCDPMNMGATAPLGGGSSAAAAPATPAAPSQGSTSSAPALAVAEQADFDRAKGVLGQGDFHGAAALFETYAKSYPGGPLIPEAHYLRGEALRQAGQTAPAARAYLTAYNTAPDGAIAPDALLKLGEAFGQLGERDQACVTLQQVPLNFPTSQASAQASIAMQGLGCP, from the coding sequence ATGCGGGCGAGGTTCCTTCTTCCCCTGCTGGCCCTTGGTCTTGCCACACCGGCGGCGGCGGAAAGCCTCGCCGATGTGCGGGCCGAGCTGGGCCAGCTTGCCGCTGAATTCAACGCGCTCAAAGGCGAACTCACCACCACCGGCGCTTCGGCGCGGGTGGGCGGTGTGGATGCGCTGGCGCGGATGGACACGCTTGAGGCCGAGCTGATGCGGCTGACCTCACGCACCGAAGAAATCGAGCTGCGGCTGAACCGTGTCGTCCAGGACGGCACCAACCGTATCGGCGATATCGAATTCCGCGTCTGTGACGCGGATCCGTCCTGCGATCCGATGAATATGGGCGCGACCGCGCCACTTGGCGGTGGCAGCTCTGCCGCAGCCGCCCCCGCTACACCCGCTGCCCCGTCTCAGGGCAGCACCTCCTCCGCACCAGCGCTTGCCGTCGCAGAACAGGCAGATTTTGACCGGGCCAAGGGGGTGCTCGGTCAGGGTGACTTTCATGGTGCTGCGGCGCTCTTTGAGACCTATGCCAAATCCTATCCTGGCGGGCCGCTGATCCCCGAAGCGCATTACCTGCGCGGGGAAGCCCTGCGCCAGGCCGGCCAGACCGCACCGGCCGCGCGCGCCTATCTGACCGCCTATAACACGGCGCCGGATGGGGCAATTGCCCCGGATGCGCTGCTGAAGCTCGGCGAGGCTTTCGGCCAGCTGGGCGAACGCGACCAGGCCTGCGTCACGCTGCAACAGGTGCCGCTGAACTTCCCGACCAGCCAGGCTTCGGCCCAGGCCAGTATCGCCATGCAGGGGCTCGGTTGCCCCTGA
- the tilS gene encoding tRNA lysidine(34) synthetase TilS codes for MPLSPQYRWLEQHEPADRGLLRSCLSFEFRQNAGASKIGVAVSGGGDSVALLHLVARAAPHWGLSAEAATVNHHLRPEAADEADFVSQVAAGLGLAHQTLDWTSHPATGNLMQAAGQARLDLLAAWAKSRGITDVLLGHTADDQAETFVMGLGRAAGLDGLTGMRARFDHNAVSFWRPLLGWSRAGMRAFLNRHDLAWCDDPTNEDDTYTRARIRKALPGLAPLGLTLSSLSETIRNLADVQDLLRHTTADAFARFGREEAGALHFAHLPFTDSPFELQRRLIIAAIRWISGTRHPPRADSVHQVLSELWRHRGTTLGGCLIRVGPQEIRVTREPRAVAGPLTWHPGATWDHRWQVTGPSLPDATLRALGADGLAQMPDWRKSGIRRDAALVSPALWQGDRLVSAPLFPQFAAKWQASLYPTFGSFILSH; via the coding sequence TTGCCCCTGAGCCCGCAGTATCGCTGGCTTGAACAGCATGAGCCGGCCGACCGTGGCCTGCTCAGATCATGCCTGTCCTTCGAGTTCCGGCAAAACGCCGGTGCTTCGAAAATCGGGGTCGCAGTCTCTGGCGGTGGCGATTCCGTAGCGCTTTTGCATCTGGTCGCCCGCGCCGCGCCGCATTGGGGCCTGAGCGCCGAAGCCGCGACCGTCAATCACCACCTGCGCCCTGAAGCCGCTGATGAGGCCGATTTTGTATCGCAGGTGGCGGCGGGCCTTGGGCTGGCGCATCAGACACTTGACTGGACCAGTCATCCGGCCACCGGCAATCTGATGCAGGCTGCCGGGCAAGCGCGGCTTGATCTGCTGGCAGCCTGGGCGAAATCGCGGGGGATCACGGATGTCCTCCTCGGCCACACCGCCGATGACCAGGCCGAGACCTTTGTCATGGGCCTCGGCCGCGCCGCAGGCCTCGACGGGCTGACCGGGATGCGCGCGCGCTTTGATCACAATGCTGTCAGCTTCTGGCGGCCCCTCTTGGGCTGGTCACGGGCCGGGATGCGCGCCTTCCTGAACCGTCATGACCTCGCCTGGTGCGATGACCCGACAAATGAAGATGACACCTATACCCGCGCGCGTATCCGCAAGGCGTTGCCCGGGCTGGCACCGCTTGGTCTGACGCTTTCCAGCCTCAGCGAGACCATCAGAAATCTGGCCGATGTGCAGGATCTGCTTCGCCACACCACCGCTGATGCCTTCGCCCGCTTTGGCCGCGAAGAGGCCGGGGCGCTGCATTTCGCCCATCTCCCCTTCACCGACAGCCCCTTCGAGCTGCAGCGCCGTCTGATCATCGCCGCAATCCGCTGGATTTCCGGCACCCGCCACCCGCCCCGCGCCGATTCCGTGCATCAGGTGCTCAGCGAGCTCTGGCGTCACCGTGGCACCACACTGGGAGGCTGCCTGATCCGTGTCGGTCCTCAGGAAATCCGTGTGACCCGCGAACCGCGGGCCGTTGCGGGTCCGCTCACCTGGCATCCCGGCGCGACCTGGGATCATCGCTGGCAGGTAACCGGCCCGTCCCTGCCCGATGCAACCCTGCGCGCGCTTGGCGCAGATGGGCTTGCGCAGATGCCGGACTGGCGCAAATCCGGCATCCGGAGGGATGCGGCCCTTGTCTCGCCCGCGCTGTGGCAGGGTGACCGGCTGGTTTCCGCCCCCCTTTTCCCGCAATTTGCCGCCAAATGGCAGGCCAGCCTTTACCCAACCTTTGGAAGTTTCATCTTATCGCATTGA
- the ftsH gene encoding ATP-dependent zinc metalloprotease FtsH, with product MNNARNIAFWVVLLLLVLALFQVFSGGQSNMGARSLSWSEFITQVDQGRIASVTLDGERVTVRTKDGGAFSTIKPGDEQVTDKLIAKGVEVQASPQQQGFLSSLLVTFLPFILLIGIWIFFMNRMQGGGKGGAMGFGKSRAKLLTEKQGRVTFDDVAGIDEAKEELEEIVEFLRNPQKFSRLGGKIPKGALLVGPPGTGKTLLARAIAGEAGVPFFTISGSDFVEMFVGVGASRVRDMFEQAKKNAPCIVFIDEIDAVGRARGVGMGGGNDEREQTLNQLLVEMDGFEANEGVIIVAATNRKDVLDPALLRPGRFDRQINVSNPDIKGREKILNVHARKIPLGADVDLRTIARGSPGFSGADLANLVNEAALTAARVGRRFVTMADFEHAKDKVMMGPERRSMVMSQEDKEMTAYHEAGHAIVGIKLPKCDPVYKATIMPRGGALGMVMSLPEMDRNSWHKDQMKDRIAMGMAGKAAEIKKWGEDRVSSGASGDIQNVSAVARAMVMRWGMSDKIGNIDYSEAHEGYNGNTGGFSVSAETKRLIEDEVKAIVDEGYARAMQILTENEEEFERLAQGLLEYETLTGDEIRKVLAGQKPGDDDGAEDAGEAAASVLAIPKTRTSRGPKPGDAEPSPT from the coding sequence GTGAACAACGCGCGCAACATCGCATTCTGGGTGGTCCTGCTCTTGCTGGTCCTTGCGCTTTTCCAGGTCTTCTCTGGCGGCCAGTCAAATATGGGCGCCCGTTCGCTGAGCTGGTCTGAGTTCATCACCCAAGTGGATCAGGGCCGGATTGCCTCGGTGACCCTTGACGGCGAGCGGGTGACGGTACGCACCAAGGATGGTGGCGCCTTTTCGACCATCAAGCCCGGTGACGAACAGGTGACCGACAAGCTGATCGCGAAAGGGGTCGAGGTTCAGGCCAGCCCGCAGCAACAGGGCTTCCTGTCCTCGCTGCTGGTGACCTTCCTGCCCTTCATCCTGCTGATCGGCATCTGGATCTTCTTCATGAACCGGATGCAGGGCGGCGGCAAAGGTGGCGCGATGGGCTTTGGCAAATCGCGGGCGAAACTGCTGACCGAAAAGCAGGGCCGCGTCACCTTTGACGACGTGGCCGGCATCGACGAGGCCAAGGAAGAGCTGGAAGAGATCGTTGAATTCCTGCGCAACCCGCAGAAATTCTCGCGCCTTGGCGGGAAGATCCCGAAAGGCGCGCTGCTGGTCGGCCCGCCCGGCACCGGTAAGACGCTGCTCGCCCGCGCCATTGCAGGCGAAGCAGGCGTGCCCTTCTTCACCATCTCGGGCTCTGACTTTGTCGAGATGTTCGTGGGCGTCGGCGCGTCGCGCGTGCGTGACATGTTCGAACAGGCGAAGAAAAACGCCCCCTGTATCGTCTTTATCGACGAGATCGACGCCGTTGGCCGCGCCCGTGGCGTCGGCATGGGGGGCGGCAATGATGAACGCGAACAGACGCTGAACCAGCTTCTGGTCGAGATGGACGGGTTCGAGGCCAATGAAGGGGTGATCATCGTCGCGGCCACCAACCGCAAGGATGTGCTCGACCCCGCGCTGCTGCGTCCGGGCCGCTTTGACCGTCAAATCAATGTGTCGAACCCCGATATCAAAGGCCGTGAAAAGATCCTCAACGTCCATGCCCGCAAGATCCCGCTGGGCGCCGATGTCGATCTGCGCACCATCGCGCGCGGCTCACCAGGCTTCTCGGGGGCTGACCTTGCGAACCTCGTCAATGAGGCGGCGCTGACCGCCGCCCGTGTGGGCCGCCGTTTCGTCACCATGGCCGATTTCGAACATGCGAAAGACAAGGTCATGATGGGACCCGAGCGCCGCTCGATGGTCATGTCGCAGGAAGACAAGGAAATGACCGCCTATCACGAGGCTGGCCATGCGATTGTCGGGATCAAACTGCCGAAATGCGACCCGGTCTATAAGGCGACGATCATGCCACGCGGCGGTGCGCTTGGCATGGTGATGAGCCTGCCCGAGATGGACCGCAACTCCTGGCACAAGGACCAGATGAAGGACCGGATCGCCATGGGAATGGCTGGCAAGGCCGCCGAGATCAAGAAATGGGGCGAAGACCGCGTTTCCTCGGGGGCTTCGGGCGATATCCAGAACGTCTCGGCCGTGGCGCGTGCCATGGTCATGCGGTGGGGCATGTCGGACAAGATCGGCAATATCGACTATTCCGAAGCGCATGAGGGCTATAACGGCAATACCGGCGGGTTCTCGGTTTCGGCTGAAACCAAAAGGCTGATCGAGGATGAGGTGAAAGCTATCGTCGATGAGGGCTATGCCCGCGCGATGCAGATCCTCACCGAGAATGAGGAAGAGTTCGAGCGCCTGGCCCAGGGCCTTCTGGAATATGAGACCCTGACCGGCGACGAGATCCGCAAGGTTCTCGCGGGCCAGAAACCCGGCGATGATGACGGTGCCGAAGACGCCGGCGAGGCTGCGGCTTCGGTGCTGGCGATCCCGAAAACCCGCACCTCGCGGGGGCCAAAGCCCGGAGATGCCGAACCCTCGCCGACCTGA
- a CDS encoding NADP-dependent malic enzyme, protein MSSGMQDEAAQAARQAALNYHEFPKPGKLEIRATKPLATGRDLSRAYSPGVAEACLEIKADPSTASRYTARANLVAVITNGTAVLGLGNIGALASKPVMEGKAVLFKKFANIDCFDIEVNENDPVKLAEIVCALEPSFGAINLEDIKAPDCFIVERLCRERMNIPVFHDDQHGTAIVVGAAATNAMIVAGKKFEDIKLVSTGGGAAGIACLEMLVKLGVRRENIWLCDLEGLVYQGRETQMTPQKAAFAQGSTPATLAEVIRGADMFLGLSGPGVLTADMVATMTAKPVIFALANPTPEILPAEARAVAPDAIIATGRSDFPNQVNNVLCFPFIFRGALDVGATTINDEMELACIEGIAALARQTTSAEAAAAYQGEQLTFGPDYLIPKPFDPRLIGVVASAVATAATSSGVAARPLTDPEAYKRKLDGSVFRSALLMRPVFEAARTVTRRIVFAEGEDERVLRAANAMLEETTDVPILIGRPEVIEARCERYGLAIRPGRDFHLVNPENDPRYRDYWGTYHELMARRGVSPDIARAVMRTNTTAIAAVMVHRDEADSLICGTFGQYHWHLNYIRQVLARDGRHAVAALSMMILEDGPLFVADTHVNAEPTAQQIMETAMGAARHLRRFGIAPKIAFCSQSQFGNMDNRSGRVMREALELLDAREPDFAYEGEMNVDTALDQELRERLLPGARFEGAANVLLFASADTASGVRNILKMRAGGLEVGPILIGMGNKAHVVTPAITARGLLNMSAIAGTPVSHYG, encoded by the coding sequence ATGTCGAGCGGAATGCAGGATGAAGCAGCCCAGGCAGCGCGTCAGGCGGCGCTGAATTATCACGAATTCCCCAAGCCGGGTAAGCTGGAGATCCGCGCAACCAAGCCGCTTGCGACCGGTCGTGACCTGTCGCGCGCCTATTCGCCCGGCGTGGCCGAGGCCTGCCTCGAAATCAAGGCCGATCCCTCCACCGCCTCGCGCTACACCGCACGCGCCAACCTGGTCGCCGTGATTACCAATGGTACAGCGGTGCTGGGGCTGGGAAATATCGGGGCACTGGCGTCAAAGCCCGTGATGGAAGGCAAGGCCGTCCTCTTCAAGAAATTCGCCAATATCGACTGCTTTGACATCGAGGTGAATGAAAACGACCCGGTCAAACTGGCGGAAATTGTCTGCGCGCTGGAACCATCCTTCGGCGCGATCAACCTTGAAGACATCAAGGCACCCGATTGTTTCATCGTTGAACGACTTTGCCGCGAGCGGATGAACATCCCTGTCTTCCACGACGACCAGCATGGAACAGCAATCGTTGTCGGCGCGGCTGCGACCAATGCGATGATCGTGGCCGGCAAGAAATTCGAAGATATCAAACTGGTGTCCACCGGTGGCGGCGCGGCAGGGATCGCCTGCCTCGAAATGCTGGTGAAGCTAGGGGTCAGACGCGAGAACATCTGGCTTTGCGATCTTGAGGGTCTCGTCTACCAGGGCCGCGAGACACAGATGACCCCGCAAAAGGCCGCCTTCGCACAGGGCAGCACCCCGGCGACGCTCGCCGAGGTCATCAGGGGCGCCGATATGTTCCTTGGCCTTTCCGGCCCCGGCGTGCTGACGGCGGACATGGTCGCCACAATGACCGCAAAGCCGGTGATCTTCGCGCTGGCGAACCCGACGCCCGAGATCCTTCCCGCCGAAGCCCGCGCCGTCGCCCCGGACGCGATCATCGCCACGGGGCGGTCGGATTTCCCCAACCAGGTCAATAACGTCCTGTGCTTCCCCTTCATCTTTCGGGGGGCGCTGGATGTCGGCGCCACCACGATCAATGACGAGATGGAGCTCGCCTGTATCGAAGGCATCGCCGCGCTGGCGCGCCAGACCACATCGGCAGAGGCTGCCGCCGCCTATCAGGGGGAACAGCTGACCTTCGGACCGGATTACCTGATCCCGAAGCCGTTTGACCCCCGCCTGATTGGCGTTGTCGCCTCAGCTGTGGCCACTGCCGCGACCAGTTCCGGCGTAGCGGCGCGGCCGCTGACCGACCCCGAAGCCTATAAGCGCAAGCTCGACGGCTCGGTCTTCCGCTCGGCACTGCTGATGCGCCCGGTTTTCGAAGCTGCCCGCACCGTCACCCGCCGCATTGTCTTTGCCGAAGGCGAAGATGAGCGTGTGTTGCGCGCAGCAAATGCGATGCTGGAGGAAACCACCGACGTTCCGATCCTGATTGGCCGCCCCGAAGTGATCGAGGCACGCTGCGAACGCTATGGCCTCGCCATTCGCCCGGGTCGCGATTTCCATCTTGTGAACCCGGAAAACGACCCGCGCTACCGCGATTATTGGGGCACATATCACGAACTGATGGCGCGGCGCGGCGTCTCGCCCGACATCGCGCGCGCGGTGATGCGCACCAATACGACCGCCATCGCCGCCGTCATGGTGCATCGGGACGAAGCCGACAGCCTGATCTGCGGCACCTTCGGGCAATATCACTGGCATCTCAACTATATACGCCAGGTGCTCGCCCGTGACGGCCGTCACGCAGTGGCTGCACTTTCGATGATGATCCTCGAAGATGGCCCGCTTTTTGTCGCCGATACCCATGTGAATGCCGAGCCCACCGCGCAGCAGATCATGGAAACCGCGATGGGCGCCGCCCGCCATCTGCGCCGCTTCGGCATCGCGCCGAAGATCGCTTTCTGCTCGCAAAGCCAGTTCGGCAATATGGACAATCGCTCGGGCCGGGTGATGCGCGAGGCACTGGAACTGCTCGACGCGCGCGAGCCCGATTTCGCCTATGAGGGCGAGATGAATGTCGACACCGCGCTCGACCAGGAGTTGCGCGAGCGGTTGCTGCCGGGCGCTCGGTTCGAAGGCGCGGCGAATGTGCTGCTCTTCGCCTCGGCCGATACGGCGTCGGGGGTGCGCAACATCCTCAAGATGCGCGCCGGTGGCCTGGAGGTCGGGCCGATCCTGATCGGGATGGGCAATAAGGCGCATGTGGTGACGCCGGCAATCACCGCGCGGGGCCTTCTGAACATGTCGGCCATCGCCGGCACGCCGGTTTCGCATTACGGCTGA